From the genome of Nicotiana sylvestris chromosome 2, ASM39365v2, whole genome shotgun sequence, one region includes:
- the LOC104210079 gene encoding receptor kinase-like protein Xa21, whose protein sequence is MNILIEFLALLVLFCPPCLAKQTNFTDYAALLAFKSSLLLEPHNILSKNWTSETHLCSWYGVSCLNQRVRGLQLPNLAIQGSIVSDIGNLTQLAVLDLSSNDLNGNLPSEFGFLQQLRLLNLTGNSLQGTIPPNLSRCHLLQQLHLSDNMIKGSIPQELGLLNQLGFLRLNNNNLTGLQIVDLSINTFSGELPSDLGNYLPIFERLFLDSNRITEKIPASLSNESKLISCSLKMICKEIFQVSLWGFTSAICNASKLVYLEVANNSFSGQIPMMLGNLVHLKNLNLQNNLLGNKPGATYLDFLNSLVNCRNLEYLILESNPLNGMFPESIGNLSSKMKVLPAANCGIRGSIPISLGNLSSLIYLGLANNNLVGNVHPSFVGLQNLERLYLTGNKLQGPFPTELCSIQRLGVLHFGENRMSGSIPSCIGNLTELREMSIAANNFNYNLPSSFWRLIKLDGLNLSKNLLHGFLPSDVGNLKAVNIMDLYFNKNEFQGPMPNTFNNLIVLEYLDLSSNVLIGMIPKSLELLRDLKYLNVSFNNLQGEVPKKGVFANLSYRFLMGNPRLCGAPDLHIPLCPAQGSRTTRKKSLILGTTVPAVSTFLILVALFFTWMIWSRKKHVKSKNGSDSSFRIGHQKISYYELLQATENFSQSNLLGSGSSGTVYKDKLSGDNVFAIKVFDMQWQGALKVFDSECEILSNVRHRNLVKIVSTCSNMDFVAMVLEYMPNGSLDKRLYSDRNCLSLVERLNIMIDVALAMEYLHHDYTVPIVHCDLKPANLLLDQDLIAHVADFGIAKMLAQEGNIAQSQDSGNYWLYCSRYDNVCEHVIFVFATITPKETK, encoded by the exons ATGAACATTCTGATTGAGTTTCTTGCACTTTTGGTCTTGTTTTGTCCACCTTGTTTAGCTAAACAAACCAACTTCACTGATTACGCTGCTTTACTAGCATTTAAGTCTAGCCTTTTATTGGAACCTCACAACATTTTGTCCAAAAACTGGACCTCAGAAACACACTTGTGCAGCTGGTATGGagtttcttgcttgaaccagagagTTAGAGGTTTGCAACTTCCTAATTTGGCCATTCAAGGAAGTATTGTTTCAGACATTGGCAACTTGACTCAACTTGCTGTTCTTGATCTTAGTAGCAATGACTTGAACGGCAATTTGCCAAGTGAATTCGGCTTCTTGCAACAACTGAGACTTCTGAATCTGACCGGGAATTCTCTTCAAGGAACCATTCCTCCAAACTTAAGCCGTTGTCACTTACTTCAACAACTTCATTTATCAGATAACATGATCAAAGGAAGTATACCCCAAGAACTTGGCCTTTTAAACCAACTCGGGTTTTTGCGTCTCAACAACAATAACCTCACAG GATTGCAAATTGTAGATTTGTCCATAAATACCTTCTCAGGGGAACTTCCAAGTGATTTGGGTAATTATCTTCCTATCTTTGAGCGTCTTTTTCTGGACAGCAATAGGATAACTGAGAAAATCCCTGCTTCTCTATCTAATGAATCAAAGCTTATCTCTTGTTCACTGAAAATGATATGCAAGGAAATATTCCAAGTGAGTTTG TGGGGATTTACATCTGCAATATGCAATGCCTCAAAGCTTGTGTATCTTGAAGTTGCAAACAATAGTTTTAGTGGACAAATTCCCATGATGTTAGGTAACCTGGTGCACCTTAAGAATCTTAATCTGCAAAACAATTTATTGGGAAACAAGCCTGGAGCCACATATCTTGACTTCCTGAATTCATTGGTAAATTGCAGGAATCTCGAGTACCTAATTCTTGAATCTAATCCTTTGAATGGAATGTTTCCGGAATCAATAGGAAATTTATCAAGCAAAATGAAGGTCCTTCCTGCAGCGAATTGTGGGATTAGAGGCAGTATTCCAATAAGCCTTGGAAACTTAAGTAGCTTGATTTACCTGGGATTAGCAAATAATAACCTTGTCGGTAATGTGCACCCCTCCTTTGTTGGCCTGCAAAACCTGGAAAGGCTGTACCTCACTGGAAATAAATTACAAGGGCCTTTTCCAACTGAACTGTGCAGCATACAAAGATTAGGTGTTTTGCACTTCGGAGAAAACAGAATGTCAGGATCAATACCTTCATGTATTGGTAATCTGACTGAATTAAGAGAAATGTCAATTGCTGCCAACAATTTCAACTACAACTTACCTTCAAGTTTCTGGAGATTAATAAAACTTGACGGTCTGAACTTGTCCAAAAACCTGCTGCATGGTTTTTTACCTTCTGATGTTGGAAACCTGAAAGCAGTGAACATCATGGACCTCTATTTTAATAA AAATGAATTTCAAGGTCCCATGCCAAATACATTTAACAATCTAATAGTTCTTGAGTATTTGGATTTGTCTAGTAATGTTCTAATTGGTATGATTCCCAAGTCTCTCGAGCTATTGCGAGATCTCAAGTATCTCAATGTTTCTTTCAACAACTTGCAAGGAGAAGTTCCAAAGAAAGGGGTATTTGCAAATCTTAGTTACCGATTCTTGATGGGAAATCCAAGACTATGTGGAGCACCTGACTTACATATTCCTTTGTGTCCAGCTCAAGGCAGCAGGACAACAAGAAAAAAGTCTCTTATCCTTGGAACAACAGTACCTGCTGTTTCAACATTTCTTATATTGGTCGCATTGTTTTTCACATGGATGATTTGGTCAAGGAAAAAGCATGTGAAGAGCAAAAATGGATCAGATTCCTCATTCAGAATTGGTCATCAGAAGATCAGTTATTATGAGCTTCTCCAAGCTACTGAAAACTTCAGTCAGTCCAACCTACTAGGAAGTGGAAGTTCCGGTACAGTATACAAGGATAAGTTGTCTGGTGATAATGTCTTCGCAATCAAAGTTTTTGATATGCAATGGCAAGGAGCTTTAAAAGTTTTTGATTCAGAATGTGAAATTTTGAGCAATGTAAGGCACAGGAACTTGGTCAAGATTGTATCAACTTGCTCAAATATGGATTTCGTGGCGATGGTACTGGAGTATATGCCTAATGGAAGCTTAGACAAAAGGTTATACTCCGATAGAAATTGTTTGAGCCTGGTTGAAAGACTCAATATAATGATCGACGTAGCACTGGCCATGGAGTATCTTCATCATGATTATACTGTGCCCATTGTGCACTGCGATCTAAAGCCGGCTAACTTGCTTCTTGATCAGGATCTGATTGCTCATGTGGCAGATTTTGGAATTGCAAAAATGTTGGCACAAGAAGGAAACATTGCTCAAAGCCAAGACTCTGGGAACTATTGGTTATATTGCTCCAGGTATGATAatgtctgtgagcacgtgatttttgttttcgcgacaatcactccaaaagaaacaaaataa